From Streptomyces sp. GSL17-111, one genomic window encodes:
- a CDS encoding helix-turn-helix transcriptional regulator, translated as MTLSERDDGPARQVADAERVLRDTPLGGPTVGRLARALRTLAHAGEPRRAVTRCAELQDLAARRGVPGWVAVFGTLHAELLLRQGEVRDAERPALAALACLPGDGDDAFVLAPTAALVLARTGMGRHAAAARLLARPVRPNLLGSVPGTAYLRARGRHALATGQPHAALTDFLEAGRLARLRGADRPSVLPWRSDAALALARIGEPVQAEQLARQQLAGPEGCLPWVRGVALRAWAGSVEPRRRIGLLEQSADALGRSGDRLELARTLVDLAGALRAQGVSGRAGALARRAWGLAQGCGAEALCAEIDPGAAGHRAPHPRAVGVRTGTHPDPGRTATGSGTGGTDAGARAAALLSASERRVAALAAHGYTNREIASRLYVTVSTVEQHLTRVYRKLDISRRQELPLDLRPESDLELTVR; from the coding sequence ATGACGCTCAGCGAACGGGACGACGGCCCGGCGCGGCAGGTGGCCGACGCCGAGCGGGTGCTGCGCGACACGCCCCTCGGCGGGCCGACCGTGGGGCGGCTGGCGCGGGCGCTGCGCACGCTGGCCCACGCCGGCGAACCGCGACGCGCCGTGACGCGGTGCGCGGAGCTCCAGGACCTCGCCGCCCGGCGCGGCGTGCCCGGCTGGGTCGCCGTCTTCGGCACGCTCCACGCCGAACTCCTGCTCCGGCAGGGCGAGGTGCGCGACGCCGAGCGCCCGGCACTGGCGGCTCTGGCCTGCCTCCCCGGCGACGGGGACGACGCCTTCGTCCTCGCCCCGACGGCCGCCCTCGTGCTGGCCCGCACCGGGATGGGCCGGCACGCGGCCGCCGCGCGACTGCTGGCCCGGCCGGTGCGCCCGAACCTGCTGGGCTCCGTGCCGGGCACGGCCTACCTGCGGGCCCGGGGCCGGCACGCCCTCGCGACCGGTCAGCCGCACGCGGCGCTGACCGACTTCCTGGAGGCCGGACGGCTCGCCCGGCTGCGCGGCGCCGACCGCCCCTCGGTGCTGCCCTGGCGCTCGGACGCCGCGCTGGCGCTCGCGCGGATCGGGGAGCCGGTGCAGGCCGAGCAGTTGGCGCGGCAGCAGCTGGCGGGCCCGGAGGGGTGTCTGCCGTGGGTGCGTGGGGTGGCCCTGCGGGCGTGGGCGGGAAGTGTGGAGCCGCGCCGCCGCATCGGGCTCCTGGAGCAGTCCGCCGACGCCCTCGGGCGGTCCGGGGACCGGCTGGAGCTGGCCCGGACGCTGGTGGACCTCGCCGGCGCCCTCCGGGCGCAGGGGGTGTCGGGCCGCGCGGGCGCCCTGGCCCGGCGGGCCTGGGGCCTGGCCCAGGGGTGTGGCGCGGAGGCGCTGTGCGCGGAGATCGACCCGGGGGCGGCCGGCCACCGCGCGCCGCACCCGCGCGCGGTCGGCGTCCGCACCGGAACGCACCCGGACCCGGGCCGCACCGCGACGGGCAGCGGCACCGGCGGGACGGACGCGGGCGCGCGGGCGGCGGCCCTGCTGAGCGCGTCCGAGCGGCGGGTCGCGGCGCTGGCGGCGCACGGCTACACCAACCGGGAGATCGCCTCCCGGCTGTACGTCACCGTCAGCACGGTGGAGCAGCACCTGACCCGCGTGTACCGCAAGCTGGACATCTCCCGCCGCCAGGAGCTCCCGCTGGACCTGCGGCCGGAGTCAGACCTGGAGCTCACCGTCCGCTGA
- a CDS encoding lysozyme, protein MPANSSPSPHRRRARSRAAARAAALGGTLTAVFALVLTLAVPASAAQPPGPGERIEPGDAYMGVGTRIEQGSPPGGSDRDGGTLTPADTSGVQGIDVSHWQGSINWSSVKASGIDFAYIKATEGTSFKDSRFGANYTGAYYAGLIRGAYHFARPNYSNGATQANFFASNGGAWSRDNQTLPGVLDIEHNPSGSMCYGLSTTQMRTWINDFYTTYKARTGRDMVIYTTASWWNTCTGRWTGMYNKAPLWIAHWGVSSPTIPSGFPTWTIWQYTATGRVGGVAGDVDRNKFNGSMSRLLALANNTA, encoded by the coding sequence ATGCCCGCGAACAGTTCACCCTCCCCCCACCGGCGCAGAGCCCGGTCGAGGGCCGCCGCCCGCGCGGCCGCGCTCGGCGGCACGCTCACCGCCGTCTTCGCGCTCGTCCTCACCCTCGCCGTCCCCGCCTCCGCCGCCCAGCCGCCCGGCCCCGGGGAGCGGATCGAGCCCGGCGACGCCTACATGGGCGTCGGCACCCGCATCGAACAGGGCTCCCCTCCCGGCGGCTCCGACCGGGACGGCGGCACCCTCACGCCCGCCGACACCAGCGGCGTCCAGGGCATCGACGTCTCCCACTGGCAGGGCTCCATCAACTGGAGCTCCGTGAAGGCCTCGGGCATCGACTTCGCCTACATCAAGGCCACCGAGGGGACGAGCTTCAAGGACTCGCGCTTCGGAGCCAACTACACCGGCGCGTACTACGCCGGCCTGATCCGCGGCGCCTACCACTTCGCGCGGCCCAACTACTCGAACGGTGCCACGCAGGCGAACTTCTTCGCGAGCAACGGCGGCGCCTGGTCCCGCGACAACCAGACGCTGCCCGGCGTCCTCGACATCGAGCACAACCCCTCCGGGTCGATGTGCTACGGCCTCTCCACCACGCAGATGCGCACCTGGATCAACGACTTCTACACCACCTACAAGGCGCGCACGGGCCGCGACATGGTCATCTACACGACGGCAAGCTGGTGGAACACCTGCACCGGGCGGTGGACCGGCATGTACAACAAGGCCCCGCTGTGGATCGCCCACTGGGGTGTCAGCAGCCCCACCATTCCCAGCGGCTTCCCCACCTGGACGATCTGGCAGTACACCGCGACGGGCCGGGTCGGCGGTGTCGCCGGCGACGTGGACCGCAACAAGTTCAACGGCTCGATGAGCCGCCTGCTCGCCCTGGCCAACAACACGGCCTGA
- the mgtE gene encoding magnesium transporter, which yields MPQSPVADDLHPELPESLQDIVENQHLHTALEWLETHPPHVIADELARMDNVTAGIAFRLLDKDRALTVFEELEPVDQQAILEGLRDHTFRDLVEGMDPDDRARMLREAPAKVAKRVLAGLSTHERRMTAALLGYPEGAVGRYMTPEVVALSQDLTVEQALRTVREKGAHAETVYTLPVVDGSRRLTGIVELRELVLSPPDAMVSDLVVTRPTFARAADSAEQAARLMRETNDLNLPVVDSEDRLVGLLTFDDADELIEAADTEDMARQSGSAPWAGHYMAAGVWQLARYRALWLSLLLVAATLTVSVTRAFEGTLEQVAALAMFIPMLIGAGGNAGAQAATACVRAMAVGEVRGSDLLKVIWRECRVGVVLGALLAVLGVGVAVAFVGAKVAVVVGVTLVLICAWAATIGGTMPLLAKRLRIDPAVVSAPMVTTLVDATGLVIYFVTANLVLGV from the coding sequence ATGCCGCAGAGCCCCGTCGCCGACGACCTCCACCCGGAGCTGCCCGAATCGCTCCAGGACATAGTGGAGAACCAGCACCTGCACACCGCGCTGGAGTGGCTGGAGACCCACCCGCCGCACGTCATCGCGGACGAGCTGGCGCGCATGGACAACGTGACCGCCGGCATCGCCTTCCGGCTGCTGGACAAGGACCGGGCGCTCACCGTCTTCGAGGAGCTGGAGCCCGTCGACCAGCAGGCCATCCTGGAGGGGCTGCGGGACCACACCTTCCGGGACCTCGTCGAGGGCATGGACCCGGACGACCGTGCGCGGATGCTGCGCGAGGCGCCCGCCAAGGTGGCCAAGCGCGTCCTGGCCGGGCTCAGCACGCACGAACGGCGCATGACGGCGGCCCTCCTCGGATACCCCGAGGGCGCGGTCGGCCGCTACATGACGCCCGAGGTGGTGGCCCTGTCCCAGGACCTCACCGTGGAGCAGGCCCTGCGCACCGTCCGGGAGAAGGGCGCGCACGCGGAGACGGTGTACACCCTCCCCGTCGTGGACGGCAGCCGCCGCCTCACCGGCATCGTCGAACTGCGGGAGCTGGTGCTGAGCCCCCCGGACGCGATGGTCTCCGACCTCGTCGTCACCCGGCCGACGTTCGCCCGCGCCGCCGACTCCGCCGAGCAGGCCGCCCGTCTCATGCGGGAGACCAACGACCTCAACCTGCCCGTCGTCGACAGCGAGGACCGGCTCGTCGGCCTCCTCACCTTCGACGACGCCGACGAGCTGATCGAGGCGGCCGACACCGAGGACATGGCCCGGCAGTCCGGCTCCGCGCCCTGGGCCGGCCACTACATGGCCGCCGGGGTGTGGCAGCTCGCCCGCTACCGCGCCCTGTGGCTCTCCCTGCTGCTGGTCGCCGCCACGCTCACGGTCAGCGTGACGCGCGCCTTCGAGGGCACCCTCGAACAGGTCGCCGCGCTGGCCATGTTCATCCCCATGCTCATCGGTGCCGGGGGGAACGCGGGCGCCCAGGCGGCCACCGCCTGCGTGCGCGCCATGGCCGTGGGCGAGGTGCGCGGCTCGGACCTGCTGAAGGTCATATGGCGTGAGTGCCGCGTCGGGGTGGTGCTGGGGGCCCTGCTGGCCGTCCTCGGCGTGGGCGTGGCGGTCGCCTTCGTCGGCGCCAAGGTCGCCGTCGTCGTCGGCGTGACGCTGGTGCTGATCTGCGCCTGGGCCGCCACGATCGGCGGGACGATGCCCCTCCTCGCCAAACGGCTGCGCATCGACCCGGCCGTCGTCTCGGCCCCCATGGTCACCACGCTCGTCGACGCCACCGGGCTCGTCATCTACTTCGTCACCGCCAACCTCGTTCTGGGCGTGTGA
- a CDS encoding sigma-70 family RNA polymerase sigma factor, with protein MGRECDVAVVRAAQKGDPKAQDELVAAYLPLVYNIVGRALNGHADVDDVVQETFVRALQGLGSLREPESFRSWLVAIATNRIRDLRQVRRSAPDEGGLRDAWDVADPGADFVDLTIIRLGLSGQRQEVAEATRWLDPDDRALLALWWLEAAEELTREEVARAMELTPQHTAVRVQRMKAQLETARVVVRALAAVPRCVLLQDVVAGWDGRPSALWRKRLARHARGCTVCSGHQAGLVPAERLLVALGLVPVSAGLLAVVGPDATDSFVLAAHDAEVPDAGSLGADVSGGAGSPGADVSGGGGGAHRVGGTRRAGRPGARRRPGGRRRTVVASAVAVLVAGGTIGVVVLTPGGGPEPSGPKPPVEAEGPVLKGSLSSAPASPPPSASPSGSPSASPSPSRTAPSPPTPPPTPTKTPERPEPPATPQPPAPGPPGGGQVVDLVNAERARAGCGPVRHNDRLETAAARHSADMAARDYFDHTDPDGGDPGDRMSAAGYSWSTYGENIARGQQSASDVVGAWMDSPGHRANILNCSFEEMGVGKHTAPGGPWWTQVFGTQR; from the coding sequence GTGGGCAGGGAATGCGACGTCGCGGTGGTCAGGGCGGCTCAGAAGGGTGATCCGAAGGCGCAGGACGAACTCGTCGCCGCGTACCTGCCGCTCGTCTACAACATCGTGGGGCGTGCGCTGAACGGGCACGCGGACGTGGACGACGTGGTCCAGGAGACGTTCGTGCGCGCGTTGCAGGGCCTGGGTTCCCTGCGGGAGCCGGAGAGCTTCCGGTCGTGGCTCGTGGCCATAGCGACCAACCGGATCCGCGACCTGCGGCAGGTCCGCCGGAGCGCGCCCGACGAGGGCGGGCTGCGGGACGCGTGGGACGTCGCCGACCCCGGCGCGGACTTCGTCGACCTGACGATCATCCGGCTGGGCCTGTCCGGGCAGCGCCAGGAGGTGGCGGAGGCCACCCGGTGGCTGGACCCGGACGACCGCGCGCTGTTGGCCCTGTGGTGGCTGGAGGCCGCCGAGGAGCTGACGCGCGAGGAGGTGGCGCGGGCGATGGAGCTCACCCCGCAGCACACGGCCGTGCGGGTGCAGCGGATGAAGGCGCAACTGGAGACGGCCCGGGTGGTCGTGCGGGCGCTGGCGGCGGTGCCGCGCTGCGTCCTGCTCCAGGACGTGGTGGCCGGGTGGGACGGGCGGCCCTCGGCGCTGTGGCGGAAGCGGCTGGCCCGGCACGCCCGGGGGTGCACGGTGTGCTCCGGGCACCAGGCGGGGCTGGTGCCCGCCGAGCGGCTGCTCGTGGCGCTGGGTCTGGTGCCGGTGAGTGCGGGGCTGCTCGCGGTCGTCGGGCCGGACGCGACGGACTCCTTCGTGCTCGCCGCCCACGACGCGGAGGTCCCCGACGCGGGCTCCCTCGGCGCGGACGTTTCCGGCGGCGCGGGCTCCCCCGGCGCGGACGTGTCCGGCGGCGGGGGCGGGGCGCACCGGGTGGGCGGGACACGTCGGGCGGGCCGGCCGGGGGCGCGGCGGCGGCCGGGAGGACGCCGCAGGACGGTGGTGGCCTCGGCGGTGGCCGTCCTCGTGGCCGGGGGCACGATCGGCGTCGTCGTCCTGACGCCGGGGGGCGGGCCCGAGCCGTCCGGACCGAAGCCGCCGGTGGAGGCGGAGGGGCCGGTGCTGAAGGGGTCGCTCTCGTCCGCCCCCGCGTCACCGCCGCCGTCGGCGTCACCCTCCGGCAGCCCCAGCGCGTCCCCCTCCCCGAGCCGGACCGCGCCGAGCCCGCCGACCCCGCCGCCGACGCCCACCAAGACGCCGGAGCGGCCGGAGCCGCCGGCCACGCCGCAGCCGCCGGCTCCGGGCCCGCCGGGCGGCGGACAGGTGGTGGACCTGGTCAACGCCGAGCGGGCGCGGGCCGGTTGTGGTCCGGTGCGGCACAACGACCGGCTGGAGACGGCCGCCGCCCGGCACTCGGCCGACATGGCCGCCCGTGACTACTTCGACCACACCGACCCGGACGGCGGCGATCCGGGCGACCGCATGTCGGCGGCCGGCTACAGCTGGAGCACCTACGGCGAGAACATCGCGCGCGGCCAGCAGAGCGCGTCGGACGTCGTGGGGGCGTGGATGGACAGCCCGGGGCACCGTGCCAACATCCTCAACTGCTCCTTCGAGGAGATGGGCGTCGGCAAGCACACCGCGCCGGGCGGCCCCTGGTGGACCCAGGTCTTCGGAACCCAGCGCTGA
- a CDS encoding helix-turn-helix domain-containing protein, which yields MSFVPSPSAQAARDAVAARLRDLRLDAGMTGRQVAASTGWQPSKVSRLENGRTPPADEDIRVWCQACGAEDQAPDLIAASRTAESLYVEWRRRQRSGLRQLQQSRVPLYEQTQQFRIYCSSVVPGFLQTHEYATALLGSVRRFDDTPDDVADAVEARISRNQIIRAPGRRFAFVVEEAVLHHVMGGPDVMAGQLGYLLAVMAFPAVSLGVVPARTTRSMWPQETFTMFDDRQVGVELLTAALTITAPTEISQYAKGFAELSRMAVYGPPARALITGAIDSLG from the coding sequence ATGTCCTTCGTCCCGTCTCCCAGTGCTCAGGCCGCTCGTGACGCCGTCGCCGCGCGCCTTCGGGATCTGCGGCTGGACGCCGGGATGACGGGACGCCAGGTGGCGGCGTCGACGGGGTGGCAACCGTCGAAGGTGTCCCGGCTGGAGAACGGCCGCACGCCGCCGGCTGACGAGGACATCCGGGTATGGTGCCAGGCGTGCGGCGCGGAGGACCAGGCCCCGGACCTGATCGCTGCGTCCCGCACCGCTGAGTCCCTGTACGTGGAGTGGAGGCGCCGTCAACGGAGCGGGCTCCGACAGCTCCAGCAGTCCCGCGTACCGCTCTACGAACAGACACAGCAGTTCCGGATCTACTGCTCCTCCGTGGTCCCCGGGTTTCTCCAGACACACGAGTACGCGACGGCCCTACTCGGCAGCGTCAGACGGTTTGACGACACGCCTGACGACGTGGCGGACGCCGTCGAGGCACGAATATCGCGTAACCAGATCATCCGCGCCCCGGGCAGACGGTTCGCCTTCGTGGTGGAGGAGGCGGTACTCCACCACGTCATGGGCGGCCCGGACGTCATGGCCGGTCAGCTCGGCTACTTGCTTGCCGTGATGGCGTTCCCCGCTGTGTCGCTCGGTGTCGTCCCCGCCCGCACAACGCGCTCGATGTGGCCGCAAGAGACGTTCACCATGTTCGACGACCGGCAAGTCGGGGTGGAGCTGCTGACGGCCGCGCTGACCATCACGGCCCCGACGGAGATCAGTCAGTACGCGAAGGGGTTCGCGGAGCTGTCGCGCATGGCGGTCTACGGCCCGCCCGCCCGCGCGCTGATCACCGGTGCCATTGACTCACTCGGGTGA
- a CDS encoding metallophosphoesterase family protein has protein sequence MPDGKLWAISDLHVAYEDNRRIVERLRPESDDDWLIVAGDVGEMMADISWALDLLRRHWARVIWAPGNHELWTPKQDPVQLRGEARYLHLVALCRSMGILTPEDPYPVWTGRGGPVVVAPLFLLYDYSWRTPTARTKEQALKEAYDVGVVCSDEFLLHPDPYPTRDAWCRARVAATEERLAACDPETPLVLVNHWPLVRQPTDILHFPQFAQWCGTDLTADWHRRFRTHTMVYGHLHIPRSTRYDGVPFEEVSVGYPREWRRPRHPRNVPRVIVPASADGELQV, from the coding sequence ATGCCGGACGGAAAGCTCTGGGCGATCAGTGACCTGCACGTCGCCTACGAGGACAACCGCAGGATCGTCGAGCGGCTGCGCCCGGAGTCCGACGACGACTGGCTGATCGTGGCCGGGGACGTCGGGGAGATGATGGCCGACATCAGCTGGGCGCTCGACCTCCTGCGCCGCCACTGGGCCCGGGTGATCTGGGCGCCGGGCAACCACGAGCTGTGGACGCCCAAGCAGGATCCGGTGCAACTGCGCGGCGAGGCGCGCTACCTGCACCTGGTCGCACTGTGCCGCTCCATGGGGATCCTCACCCCGGAGGACCCCTACCCGGTGTGGACGGGGCGGGGCGGCCCGGTCGTCGTCGCCCCGCTGTTCCTCCTCTACGACTACAGCTGGCGCACGCCCACGGCGCGGACCAAGGAGCAGGCGCTCAAGGAGGCGTACGACGTCGGCGTGGTGTGCAGTGACGAGTTCCTGCTGCACCCCGACCCCTATCCGACGCGGGACGCCTGGTGCCGCGCCCGCGTCGCCGCGACGGAGGAGCGGCTGGCCGCGTGCGACCCCGAAACGCCCCTCGTGCTCGTCAACCACTGGCCGCTCGTGCGCCAGCCGACGGACATCCTGCACTTCCCGCAGTTCGCGCAGTGGTGCGGCACCGACCTGACCGCCGACTGGCACCGACGGTTCCGCACCCACACGATGGTCTACGGCCACCTGCACATCCCGCGCAGCACGCGGTACGACGGGGTGCCGTTCGAGGAGGTGTCCGTCGGCTACCCGCGCGAGTGGCGGCGCCCCCGGCATCCGAGGAACGTGCCCCGGGTGATCGTGCCCGCGTCAGCGGACGGTGAGCTCCAGGTCTGA
- a CDS encoding carbohydrate-binding protein: MLHRTLKGVCAAVFTAGALVAAGQPGIAAAEPAPVRPPSAPVADPGLLKALQRDLGLSEGQAEQRLAAESRATADAAALRSALGDSFAGAWVSGNDARLTVATSDAAEADRIAAEGARAEVVSHTLAELDAVKAQLDRAAVKKAPEAAPVWFVDVTSNAVVVHSPKPAQARDFVAASGADTDLVKVVRSDEQPRALYDLRGGDAYYMGGSGRCSVGFPVTRGSQQGFATAGHCGRTGTTTSGYNQVSQGTFQGSSFPGNDYAWVATNSNWTATPYVKGSGGANIQVTGSTQAPVGASICRSGSTTGWHCGTIQQHNTSVTYPEGTITGVTRTSVCAEPGDSGGSYISGSQAQGVTSGGSGNCRTGGTTYHQPINEILQAYGLTLKTTTDPGDPGDPGDPGDPGGTWSAGTNYTAGDTVTYGSATYRCLQGHRSMTGWEPPNVPALWQRL; encoded by the coding sequence ATGCTCCACAGAACCCTCAAGGGCGTCTGCGCGGCCGTGTTCACGGCCGGCGCCCTTGTCGCGGCCGGGCAACCGGGCATAGCGGCGGCCGAACCCGCCCCGGTCAGGCCCCCGTCCGCCCCCGTCGCCGATCCCGGGCTGCTCAAGGCGCTCCAGCGCGACCTCGGGCTCAGCGAGGGCCAGGCCGAGCAGCGCCTGGCCGCCGAGAGCCGGGCCACCGCGGACGCGGCCGCCCTGCGCAGTGCGCTCGGTGACAGCTTCGCCGGTGCCTGGGTCAGCGGGAACGACGCCCGGCTGACCGTGGCCACCAGCGACGCGGCCGAGGCCGACCGGATCGCCGCCGAGGGCGCCCGGGCCGAGGTCGTCAGCCACACCCTGGCCGAGCTGGACGCCGTCAAGGCGCAGCTGGACCGGGCCGCCGTCAAGAAGGCACCCGAGGCGGCGCCCGTCTGGTTCGTCGACGTCACCTCCAACGCGGTCGTCGTCCACTCGCCGAAGCCCGCCCAGGCACGGGACTTCGTGGCCGCCAGCGGCGCCGACACCGACCTGGTCAAGGTCGTGCGGTCCGACGAGCAGCCCCGGGCGCTCTACGACCTGCGCGGCGGCGACGCCTACTACATGGGGGGCAGCGGGCGCTGCTCGGTCGGTTTCCCGGTGACGCGCGGCTCGCAGCAGGGCTTCGCCACGGCCGGCCACTGCGGCCGGACCGGCACGACCACCTCCGGCTACAACCAGGTCTCCCAGGGCACCTTCCAGGGCTCGTCCTTCCCCGGTAACGACTACGCCTGGGTCGCGACCAACTCCAACTGGACGGCCACCCCGTACGTGAAGGGCTCCGGCGGCGCGAACATCCAGGTGACCGGCTCCACGCAGGCCCCGGTCGGCGCCTCGATCTGCCGCTCCGGCTCCACCACCGGCTGGCACTGCGGCACGATCCAGCAGCACAACACCTCCGTCACCTACCCCGAGGGGACGATCACCGGCGTCACCCGCACCTCCGTGTGCGCCGAGCCCGGCGACTCCGGCGGCTCCTACATCTCGGGCAGCCAGGCCCAGGGCGTGACCTCCGGCGGCTCCGGCAACTGCCGTACGGGCGGGACGACCTACCACCAGCCCATCAACGAGATCCTGCAGGCCTACGGCCTCACCCTGAAGACGACCACCGACCCGGGCGACCCGGGTGACCCCGGAGACCCCGGTGACCCGGGCGGCACGTGGTCGGCCGGCACCAACTACACCGCCGGCGACACGGTCACCTACGGTTCCGCCACCTACCGGTGCCTCCAGGGCCACCGCTCGATGACCGGCTGGGAGCCCCCGAACGTCCCCGCCCTCTGGCAGCGCCTGTGA
- a CDS encoding LysR family transcriptional regulator, producing MELELRHLRTIRAIAEAGSLTKAAAALGLAQPALSAQLKRVERMLGGRLFERSRHGVRPTALGELVLHRTRVVLPAVSELQEEAVRFAHGRRPVPGFRLGGTHGPLLGGLVDRLATAHPGVPVTTQASWSEREIAECVGKGRLDFALIGTCGESQPPAADRLAWREVGTDPVFVMLVHDHPLAARQEVALADLAHASWVDVPGDGCFADCFAAACARAGFTPASVYETDTASCVHLVQVGRAVGLCRATFPPTPGIVTRPLAGAPLRWRHLLGWHPDAQDQEAAQAVLGHARAAYAEAAARAASAVPSAVPSAVPSAANPVKGAATPHP from the coding sequence ATGGAGCTGGAGCTGCGTCATCTGAGGACGATCCGGGCCATCGCGGAGGCGGGCAGCCTGACGAAGGCCGCCGCCGCACTGGGGCTGGCCCAGCCCGCGCTGAGCGCACAGCTCAAGCGCGTGGAACGGATGCTGGGCGGGCGGCTCTTCGAGCGCTCCCGGCACGGGGTGCGGCCGACGGCACTGGGCGAGCTCGTCCTGCACCGCACCCGCGTGGTGCTGCCGGCCGTCTCCGAACTCCAGGAGGAGGCCGTGCGGTTCGCGCACGGACGCCGGCCCGTGCCCGGCTTCCGGCTCGGCGGCACCCACGGCCCCCTGCTGGGTGGGCTCGTGGACCGGCTCGCGACCGCGCATCCCGGCGTGCCCGTCACCACGCAGGCGTCGTGGTCGGAGCGGGAGATCGCGGAGTGCGTCGGAAAGGGACGGCTGGACTTCGCGTTGATCGGCACCTGCGGCGAGAGTCAGCCGCCCGCCGCCGACCGGCTGGCCTGGCGGGAGGTGGGCACGGACCCGGTGTTCGTGATGCTCGTCCACGACCACCCCCTCGCGGCCCGGCAGGAGGTGGCGCTCGCCGACCTGGCGCACGCGTCCTGGGTGGACGTCCCCGGCGACGGCTGCTTCGCCGACTGCTTCGCCGCCGCCTGCGCCCGGGCCGGTTTCACCCCCGCGTCCGTGTACGAGACGGACACGGCGTCGTGCGTGCACCTCGTGCAGGTCGGCCGGGCGGTCGGGCTGTGCCGGGCGACGTTCCCGCCCACTCCCGGCATCGTGACGCGGCCCCTGGCGGGGGCGCCGCTGCGCTGGCGGCACCTCCTCGGGTGGCACCCGGACGCCCAGGACCAGGAGGCGGCCCAGGCCGTGCTCGGCCACGCCCGCGCCGCCTACGCCGAGGCGGCCGCCCGGGCCGCTTCGGCCGTCCCCTCGGCCGTCCCCTCGGCCGTCCCCTCGGCAGCCAACCCGGTCAAGGGAGCGGCCACGCCCCACCCATAA
- a CDS encoding DUF6879 family protein produces the protein MTSQTVPPFAELLKACERSAVHLETRDVYAIPGEGEEFRAWRAGEDPRRVPRGAWWNAFHDAVADAVSRGVAVRRARVVSAPLSEYIRYEHACTYQNVEAGEDVRWLPRSNASDLLLPGNDLWIFDDRLIRFAWFSGDGELVGQSLVDDLDVVKRHAEAFRAVWERAVPHADYTP, from the coding sequence GTGACGTCGCAGACGGTACCGCCGTTCGCTGAGCTGCTGAAGGCATGCGAGCGGTCAGCCGTCCACCTGGAGACGCGAGACGTGTACGCCATCCCGGGGGAGGGCGAGGAGTTCCGCGCGTGGAGGGCTGGTGAAGACCCGCGTAGGGTGCCTCGGGGCGCATGGTGGAACGCCTTCCACGATGCGGTTGCCGACGCCGTCAGCCGGGGTGTGGCCGTTCGCCGGGCCCGAGTCGTCTCGGCACCGTTGAGCGAGTACATCCGCTACGAGCACGCGTGCACGTACCAGAACGTGGAGGCAGGTGAAGACGTCCGGTGGCTGCCCCGTTCGAACGCGTCGGACCTCCTGCTTCCGGGTAACGACCTGTGGATCTTCGACGACCGCCTGATTCGGTTCGCCTGGTTCAGTGGCGACGGGGAGCTGGTAGGGCAATCCCTCGTAGACGACCTTGACGTCGTCAAGCGCCACGCGGAGGCGTTCCGCGCCGTCTGGGAGCGCGCCGTACCGCACGCGGACTACACACCGTAG